The DNA window TATTGTATCAGTGAAACAGCTGACAGACTCGACCACATTGATCCCACCTTCAGCAAGATTGCTCGACAAGTAGGCGAAAACTCCGCTGGTGTCCACGATCGACTCTGGGGATTTGACCGCGATCTCGACAAGGTCCTCCCTGGTCTTGAGAACATTTGACTGCCCCACCGCGTTCACCACTTCATCCCTCAGCTTCTCGTCCGCGATGATGGTGATGGCGTGAGTGCTCTGGATCACCTGCATCGTGCTTTTCTCGTTCAGAAGCTTTTTAAACATGGCCTCCAGGCGGTGAATGACGCTCCAATCGTTCTTGGCCGTGACGATGCAGATCTTGGTCTTCATCTCCAGGCGGCTGGTTCCCAATATCTTCAGGATCTGACTCTCGTGATCCTGCCTGCCAAGCTTCACAGCGTAGCGGCGACAGGCTATCATAACCGCCTCCTCGTTCTTCAAGCCCATATCCTTAAGGATCTGCCTGGCAAGGGATGAATAGTTAATGAGGTCCTTCGAAATGCAGTCCTTGATCGAGGGGTGAGCATCTATGTACGCGCGGGTCTTCTCCGCAGTGCTCTCCTTCTGGGATACCTTCTTCATCGTGCGAAGATAAATAATATGAGTATTAAAGAATTTTCAATTCGGTTGAAGGCCATTTTATCCATTCATATTCATACTGGAAGGATAGATCTGCTTGAATTCACAGTTTCATTCTTGGCTGAGTGTGATTATCGAGAGATAAAGGCGAACGTTCACTCAATCCAACAAGAATTTCTGGAACACCCTGTCGAATATCCCGGTGGACTGCTCCTCTATCACCAGCGAGGGCACCAGCCTTACCACGCTGCCACCGCAGACGTTTACAAGAACCTTGTTCGCGAACGCGAAACGATAGAACTGCTTCGCCGCGTTCCCCATGTCAATACCGATCATCAAGCCCTTTCCCCTGACATCGGTCACTATCTCACTCCCCTTCATCACAGAAGAGAGGCGCGCCATCCACTCATCTCCCAGCTTCCTAGAGCGATCGACTAGCTTCTCTTTGACGATTGTGGATATTACGGCGTTCGCCACTGCACATCCCAATGGGTTCCCGCCAAAGGTAGTACCGTGCGATCCAGGGGAGAAGGTCTTAGAGATCTCCTTAGAAGTGACAACCGCTCCTATTGGGAATCCTCCGCCCATCCCCTTTGCCAAGGTGACCATGTCTGGAACCACACCAAAGTGCTCGAACCCGAACATCTTTCCGGTGCGACCGAATCCAGTCTGGACCTCGTCCATTATCATAAGCGCGCCGAAATCATCACACAGATCCCGAGCCAGCTTCATGAATTGAGGATCCGAAGGAATTATCCCGCCCTCTCCCTGCACTGACTCGAGTATGAGCAGAGCGGTGTCGTTGGAGAACATTTCCTTCAGCTGCTCAGTTGAACCGTAATCGAAGAAATCGAACGCCTTTGTCAGAAGGGGTTCGAAACCCTCATGGTATTTCGTTTGGCCAGTGGCAGAAAGGGCGCCCGCTGTCCTTCCGTGGAACGAGTTCTTGGCGGCGAGCGCCTTATTGCGTCCAGTTTGCTTGAACGCGAGCTTGAGAGCCGCCTCGTTGGCCTCCGCTCCACTGTTCACGAAGAGGGAGGTGCTAAGGCCATCGGGCATCACCGAGGCGATGGTCTCGCCCAACAGGGCTTGCTCCTTGATGTAGTATAAGTTTGAAACATGGGAAAGGCGCTTGGATTGATCGCAGAGAGCCTGAGCAATGTTGGGATGACCGTGGCCAAGTGCGCACACGGCAATGCCTGCCACCAGGTCCAGATATAGGTTGCCATCCAAGTCATAGAGGAACTCCCCCACGCCGTGGTCGAAGCATATCTTCTCCTTACCGTAGTTCTGGAAAAGGTAGGTCTGATCGAGCTTGACTACATCATCGAAATTCATTGTGATACCTCGTTGGGTCAGTTGATGGTCACGGTAGTGCCACAGTTGGTGCCCATCAGCACCTGATTGAGTATTGAATTCGGCTCTCTTCCGTTCACCATATGTGCCTTCTTCACACCGTTCTCGATCGCCAGGCGACATGCCTCTACCTTGGGAAGCATTCCCCCTGAGACGATCCCGACCTCAATGAGATGGTCCATCTCGGCAATGGTTATGTCAGTGATGATGGTGTCCAGGTTTCCGATCTCCCTCATCACTCCGGGGACATCGGTAACCAGGACCATCTCCTCGCAGCCCAGCGCCCTCGCCAGATGTGCTGCCACTGTGTCGGCGTTGACGTTCATCTCCCTCCCTGAGGGGTCGACGCAGATGGGATAGATGACGGGCACGAAGCCGCTGGCACAGAGAACGGACACAGTGGTGGGATCGATGCACTTAACCTCCCCCACATTACCAAGATCCACCTTCAATTTAGCACCGTTCTCCTCTACTTCGACAGGGGACTTCTTCTCGCATATGACTGTCTTTCCCTCACTGCCGGAGATACCTATGGCCTTGACGCCTGTGGCCTTGAGAGCGTCGACTATTTGGTCGTTGATCTTCGAGAGAACGTCCTTCACCACATTGATGGCCTCGTCATCCGTGATGCGGAGTCCCGCAACCTTCTTGACCTCGAGTCCGCGAGCTTCCATCTCCTTGCTTATATTCGGACCACCCCCATGAACAACGATGGGCCTAAGGCCCAGCGAGACAAGCAGGGCGATGTCATTGGAGATGCGCTCCAGGTCTCCGTTGCCGTTGAGGGAGTTCCCTCCGAACTTGATCAGGATCTTCTTCCCACGGAGCTTCCATATCCGCGGAAATGACTGGGTCATGATGTTCAGGTTCACTTTCATCACCTATGTAGTGTACTCCGCGTTGATCTTCACGTACTCGTAGGAGAGGTCACATCCCCAGGCCTCAGCCAAAGAGTTTCCGAGGCCTATGTCCACCACTATGTGGATCTCCTTCTTCTTCAGCAGTTCCTTCAGAGGCTCCTCCCCCGTCCCGCAGGTCTGGATGAGAGGTTCGCCCTGCTCGTATATGGGTATCATGGTGCCGTTAGCCCCCATGGCTAAGTTCACCCTTTCGGGAACCATCTCTGCGCCCGAGTAGCCCAGAGCACACAGTATACGTCCGTAGTTGGGATCGGAGCCGAAAATAGCGGTCTTCACCAGATTGGAGGACACTATTGCCTTCGCAGCCTTTCTCGCATCTTCGGTCGACCGCGCACCCCTAACGACCACGGATATCAGCTTGGTGGCACCCTCTCCATCTAATGCAACCTGCTTGGCAAGGAGCTTCGCGACATACCTCACCCCCTCCCAGAAGGCTTCCGATTCGTCTGCTTTCATGCCCCCGGCGCAGCCGTTCGCCAAGATGACCGACATGTCGTTGGTGCTCTGATCACCATCCACATCGATCTGGTTGAAACTGGAGTCCATGACATCCTGCCATTTCCCGTCGAATCCAGGTGATAGGCAGGCATCAGTGGTAATGAAACTGAGAGTGGTGGCATGAAGTGCCTTCATAGCGGGGGAGATCATCCCGCTACCCTTGGCCATCCCCCCGATGGTCACCTTGGTGCCGTCCTCGAGGGTCACCTCGCATGCAGCTTCCTTGATCACAGTGTCAGTGGTCAGTATGGCTTGAGCAGCCTCCACATCCTTCTTGCGGCCGCTATCAAGTTCATTAGTGATCTCCTTGATGCCCGAGATTATCTTATCCGTCGGTAGGAAGCGGCCGATGATACCCGTGGACACCACTCCCACCAGGTCCCTTTCGAGACCGAGTGAGGCAGCGGTCTGGGAAACCATGTCCCTGGCATCCTTTGCACCCCTGTCTCCGGTTAGGGTGTTGGCATTGCCAGAGTTGATTATGAATGCCTGGAGCTTCTTTGGGTCAAGCTCTATCATGACCTTGAGGGGTGCGCCCTTCACCTTGTTCTGAGTATACGCGATAGCGCAGGTCGCTTCCGTCTCGGAGTAGATGAGCGCCAAGTCGCGCTTGTGCTTCTTGATGCCGCAGGCAATGCCAGCGGCCTTAAACCCCTTGGGGGATGTTATACCCCCATCTATCACCTTCATCTCAGACACCCAGCCCGGGGAAGTTCAATCCGGTTGTCTCGTCCAGCCCGAACATGATGTTCGCATTCTGGACCGCCTGGCCTGCGCCACCCTTGGTGAGGTTGTCGATCGTTGCCATGACCACCACATTCTTCTCTCCTGCGAACTCGAAACCGATCTCACAGAAGTTCGATCCAGCGACCGAGGCGATGTTGGGTGTCCCGTTGACGCGAATGAAAGGCTTGCCCTTGTAGAACTTCTCGTAAACATCATACAATGATTCGTGATCCATCTTATTCTTGAGAGTCACATAGCAAGTGGAGAATATTCCACGCACGATGGGCACAAGATGAGGAGTGAAGACTACCTCGATCGACCCGTTGCCCATGCTCTCCAAGGCCTGCTTTATCTCGGGGGTATGACGATGCTGGCCTACCTTGTAGGGGATTATGCCCGCGGCACAGGTGGGATGGTGGGTGATCTGAGAAGGTTCCATTCCCGCTCCAGAAGTGCCGCTCTTCGCGTCGATGATAAGTTTTCCCTCCACCAGGTCCTCTGAAAAGAGGGGAGCGGTGGCCAGCACTGCGCATGTGGGGTAGCATCCGGGGTTGGCCACCAGCTCGGCGGAGGTTATGGCGTCATGGAAGAGTTCGGGTATCCCGTAGACGGCCTTCTTCAGATTATCAACGTCCCTGTGATCGATCCCGTACCACTGGCGGTAGTCGCGAGGCGCCTTCAGCCTGTAGTCGCCGCTAAGATCGACCACCTTGATCCCCTTCTCAAGGAGGGGGGGTGCGAAATCCATGGAGGCGCCGTGGGGCGTCGCCAGGAAAGCGAGGTCGATGTCGGAGTTCTCGCTCAAGCTCTCATCGAATCTGATGTCGACGAAGCCCTTAAGGAATGGGTGGACCTTCGTGACCTTCAGACCGGCCTGCCTCCTCGAGGTGATGGTCACTAGCTCCATCTCCGGATGGGTGCAGACCATGCGGGCTGTCTCCCCGCCCGTGTATCCCGATCCTCCGACTATACCAACCTTAATCATCTCGATATCACTCTCTTCTAAGGAACTGCGCATTGTGGAATTCGAGTATTAATAGTGATGTCATATTTCAGACACCATGCTCCCCAGGTGTTCGTCTGGGAACGGTACCACACATATCGGTCAGCCTTGTCGGAATGAGGACGATAGATGTGTCAAATGTCGCTTGCGGGTCATCACGAATATATATACAAGCGGGAGTAAACGGCCCGATTTAAATGGTATCCAGTAATGACACTCGCGATAAGATCGTCCTGGCCTACTCCGGCGGATTGGACACCTCCATTGCCATCAGGTGGCTCCAGGAGAAGTACGACATGGACGTCATAGCGGTTTCCATCTACGTGGGACAGCCGGGCGACATGGACGCTACAATGGCCAAGGCCAAGAAGGTGGGCGCCGTCGATGCCTACGCCGTCGACGCGCAGGAGGAGTTCGTCAATGACTACGTGTTCCCCTCACTGAAGGCCAACGCCATGTACGAGGACAAGTATCCACTTGCCACAGCGATCGCAAGGCCGCTCATGGCAAAGATACTGGCGGACGTCGCGAAGAAAGAGGGAGCCAAATACATAGCGCACGGCTGCACCGCCAAGGGGAACGACCAGGTGCGCTTCGACGTTTCCATCAACGCTCTAGCCCCCCATATCGGGATCATCGCTCCCATGAGGCAGTGGATATACACCCGTGAGGAGGGCATCGAGTACGCGAAGGAACATGACATTCCAATACCCATCAAGAAGGCCACACCCTATTCGATTGACGAGAACCTTTGGGGAAGGAGCTGCGAGTGTGGCATCCTCGAGGACGCCTCGGTCGAGCCACCTGAGGACGCCTACGAGTGGACAACCTCGCCGTTATCCGCTCCCGACGAGCCGGAATACCTCACTATTGATTTCGAGAAGGGAGTACCAATCGCCATAAACGGGGAGAAAATTCCTCCAGTCGACCTGATAAAGAAGGTCAATGAGATCGCTGGCAAGCACGGCGTGGGAAGAATAGATCACATCGAGGACCGCCTGGTGGGCATAAAGAGCAGGGAGATATACGAGGCTCCATCGGCCATCGTCCTGGTCACCGCCCATAAAGACCTAGAGAACCTCGTGCTCTCCAAGGATCTGATGGCATTCAAGAAGTTCGTCGAGCAGAAGTACGCGGAACTCGCGTACAACGGCCTGTGGTTCTCACCTCTCAAGGAGACCCTGGATGCCTTCGTCGACAAGAGCCAAGAATTCGTCACCGGATGGGTCAAGATGAGACTCTTCAAGGGCTCAGCTGTCGTTGTGGCGAGATCGTCCCAATACTCATTATACGACACCGCTATGTCTACCTACGACGAGGCGGACCATTTCGATCATAACTCTGCCGAGGGATTCATATATTGCTGGGGCCTGCCTCTGAGGATGGCCGCCAAGGCGTACAAGGAGAAGGTGGATATCAGTGAACAAGAAGGTCCTATGGTCGGGGAGATTCAAGAAAGGAGCCAGTGAGTCCACTCTCCTCTTCACATCATCCCTGACCGTGGACTCCAGGATGGCGTACCACGACATCATGGGTTCCCTGGCCCATGCAAGGATGCTGGGGCAGCAGGGGATCATATCCATCGAGGATCAGGAGGCGATCGTCAAGGGTCTCAGGTCAATCCTCTTCGACCTGGAGAACGAGGGTATCGGATTCCCCGAGACCACCGAGGATATTCATTCGGCCCTCGAGATGGAGCTAACTGAGCGCATTGGGGAAGCAGGTGGAAGGATTCACACCGCCCGCTCCAGGAATGATCAAGTGGCCACAGACCTCCGCTTGTACCTTAGGGACAGGTTGCTGGATACCATAGAGAACCTGGTCCACCTACAGGAGGTCATGGTCGATCTTGCGGAGGAGCACGTCAAGACGATCATGCCCGGCTTCACCCACTTACAGCACGCCCAGCCCGTAACACTGGGATATCATATGATGGCCCACTACCAGCGCATCCAGAGGGACACCGAGCGCCTGATCGACATGTACAGGAGGGTGAACGTCTGTCCCCTTGGATCGGCAGCTCTGGCCGGAACCACCTACTCCATTGACAGGCATCTGACGGCCAGTTCTCTGGGCTTCGACTCGCCGACCGCGAACGCCATGGACGCTGTGTCGGACAGGGACCTGGTCGCCGAGTACTGCTTCTGCGCCTCGCTGTGCATGATGCACCTCTCGTCCTTATGCGAAGAGCTGGTTGTCTGGAGCTCACCCGAATTCTCCTT is part of the Methanomassiliicoccales archaeon genome and encodes:
- the argC gene encoding N-acetyl-gamma-glutamyl-phosphate reductase; translation: MIKVGIVGGSGYTGGETARMVCTHPEMELVTITSRRQAGLKVTKVHPFLKGFVDIRFDESLSENSDIDLAFLATPHGASMDFAPPLLEKGIKVVDLSGDYRLKAPRDYRQWYGIDHRDVDNLKKAVYGIPELFHDAITSAELVANPGCYPTCAVLATAPLFSEDLVEGKLIIDAKSGTSGAGMEPSQITHHPTCAAGIIPYKVGQHRHTPEIKQALESMGNGSIEVVFTPHLVPIVRGIFSTCYVTLKNKMDHESLYDVYEKFYKGKPFIRVNGTPNIASVAGSNFCEIGFEFAGEKNVVVMATIDNLTKGGAGQAVQNANIMFGLDETTGLNFPGLGV
- a CDS encoding acetylornithine/succinylornithine family transaminase, translating into MNFDDVVKLDQTYLFQNYGKEKICFDHGVGEFLYDLDGNLYLDLVAGIAVCALGHGHPNIAQALCDQSKRLSHVSNLYYIKEQALLGETIASVMPDGLSTSLFVNSGAEANEAALKLAFKQTGRNKALAAKNSFHGRTAGALSATGQTKYHEGFEPLLTKAFDFFDYGSTEQLKEMFSNDTALLILESVQGEGGIIPSDPQFMKLARDLCDDFGALMIMDEVQTGFGRTGKMFGFEHFGVVPDMVTLAKGMGGGFPIGAVVTSKEISKTFSPGSHGTTFGGNPLGCAVANAVISTIVKEKLVDRSRKLGDEWMARLSSVMKGSEIVTDVRGKGLMIGIDMGNAAKQFYRFAFANKVLVNVCGGSVVRLVPSLVIEEQSTGIFDRVFQKFLLD
- the argJ gene encoding bifunctional ornithine acetyltransferase/N-acetylglutamate synthase, with product MKVIDGGITSPKGFKAAGIACGIKKHKRDLALIYSETEATCAIAYTQNKVKGAPLKVMIELDPKKLQAFIINSGNANTLTGDRGAKDARDMVSQTAASLGLERDLVGVVSTGIIGRFLPTDKIISGIKEITNELDSGRKKDVEAAQAILTTDTVIKEAACEVTLEDGTKVTIGGMAKGSGMISPAMKALHATTLSFITTDACLSPGFDGKWQDVMDSSFNQIDVDGDQSTNDMSVILANGCAGGMKADESEAFWEGVRYVAKLLAKQVALDGEGATKLISVVVRGARSTEDARKAAKAIVSSNLVKTAIFGSDPNYGRILCALGYSGAEMVPERVNLAMGANGTMIPIYEQGEPLIQTCGTGEEPLKELLKKKEIHIVVDIGLGNSLAEAWGCDLSYEYVKINAEYTT
- the argH gene encoding argininosuccinate lyase gives rise to the protein MNKKVLWSGRFKKGASESTLLFTSSLTVDSRMAYHDIMGSLAHARMLGQQGIISIEDQEAIVKGLRSILFDLENEGIGFPETTEDIHSALEMELTERIGEAGGRIHTARSRNDQVATDLRLYLRDRLLDTIENLVHLQEVMVDLAEEHVKTIMPGFTHLQHAQPVTLGYHMMAHYQRIQRDTERLIDMYRRVNVCPLGSAALAGTTYSIDRHLTASSLGFDSPTANAMDAVSDRDLVAEYCFCASLCMMHLSSLCEELVVWSSPEFSFVELDDEFSTGSSIMPQKKNPDVAELIRGKSAGVLGDLNSIMVMMKGLPFAYNRDLQEDKGALFRTADTLNGSLEIMAPMMQTLTFNNEKMLAAAKSGFLNATELADYLAGKGMPFREAHGVVGQVVQNASERNIGIEDLSLDELCSYSPLIDDDVFDLLAIEKAVERRESTGGTSPSSVKSQIEQALVSMNEQGDFARLKREDIAKAFEKLQS
- a CDS encoding ACT domain-containing protein, producing MKKVSQKESTAEKTRAYIDAHPSIKDCISKDLINYSSLARQILKDMGLKNEEAVMIACRRYAVKLGRQDHESQILKILGTSRLEMKTKICIVTAKNDWSVIHRLEAMFKKLLNEKSTMQVIQSTHAITIIADEKLRDEVVNAVGQSNVLKTREDLVEIAVKSPESIVDTSGVFAYLSSNLAEGGINVVESVSCFTDTIFIVDEDDMIQAYSILNKLIESAEDMKTH
- a CDS encoding argininosuccinate synthase; the protein is MVSSNDTRDKIVLAYSGGLDTSIAIRWLQEKYDMDVIAVSIYVGQPGDMDATMAKAKKVGAVDAYAVDAQEEFVNDYVFPSLKANAMYEDKYPLATAIARPLMAKILADVAKKEGAKYIAHGCTAKGNDQVRFDVSINALAPHIGIIAPMRQWIYTREEGIEYAKEHDIPIPIKKATPYSIDENLWGRSCECGILEDASVEPPEDAYEWTTSPLSAPDEPEYLTIDFEKGVPIAINGEKIPPVDLIKKVNEIAGKHGVGRIDHIEDRLVGIKSREIYEAPSAIVLVTAHKDLENLVLSKDLMAFKKFVEQKYAELAYNGLWFSPLKETLDAFVDKSQEFVTGWVKMRLFKGSAVVVARSSQYSLYDTAMSTYDEADHFDHNSAEGFIYCWGLPLRMAAKAYKEKVDISEQEGPMVGEIQERSQ
- the argB gene encoding acetylglutamate kinase, which encodes MKVNLNIMTQSFPRIWKLRGKKILIKFGGNSLNGNGDLERISNDIALLVSLGLRPIVVHGGGPNISKEMEARGLEVKKVAGLRITDDEAINVVKDVLSKINDQIVDALKATGVKAIGISGSEGKTVICEKKSPVEVEENGAKLKVDLGNVGEVKCIDPTTVSVLCASGFVPVIYPICVDPSGREMNVNADTVAAHLARALGCEEMVLVTDVPGVMREIGNLDTIITDITIAEMDHLIEVGIVSGGMLPKVEACRLAIENGVKKAHMVNGREPNSILNQVLMGTNCGTTVTIN